The DNA segment GACCAGCCGGTCCTTGCCCTCGGCCGCGCGTACGACGCCGCGTGCCCACCGGCCCCGGCCGTCCGTCAGGACGACCTCCTCGCCGGTGCGCAGGCGCTTCACCGAGACGGCGTGGCGTCCCTCGGGCCCGTCGAGGACCAACTCGGGGGCGTCCGGCAGTTCTTCGACGACGAAGACGGGTGCCGTCACTGGGTACTCCTCGTGCTCACGGCCGTGCGTGCGGCGTCCAGTTCGTCGGCGAGCAGCCGGACCAGCCGGCCGGCGGGCAGCTCGCGGGCCATCCGGTGGCCCTGCCCGGCCCACAGGGCCATGCCCTGCGCGTCCCCGGCGCGCGCCGCGGCCCGGCGCAGCACGGAGGTCATGTGGTGGAGCTGGGGGTAGGCGGCGGGCGCGTGCGGCCCGTGCTCGCGTACGAAGCGGTTGACCAGGCCGCGTGCCGGGCGCCCGGAGAACGCCCTGGTGAGGGTGGTGCGGACGAACAGCGGGTTGGTCAGGGCCTGTTTGTGCAGGGCGTGCGCGCCGGACTCGGGGCAAACCACGAAGGCGGTGCCGAGCTGGGCGGCGTCGGCGCCCGCCGCGAGCACCCCGGCGATCTGGGAGCCGCGCATGATGCCGCCCGCGGCGACGACCGGTATCTGCACGGTCTCGCGGACCTGGGCGACCAGGCTCAGCAGCCCGGTCCCGCCGTCGTCGGCGGGGTCGTCCCGGAAGGTGGAGCGGTGGCCGCCGGCCTCGGTGCCCTGGGCGCAGACGGCGTCGGCCCCGGCCCACTGGGCGGCCTGGGCCTCCTCGGGCGAGGTGACCGTGACGACGGTGTACGTACCGGCCGCGGCGAACGCGTCGAGGGTGTCGCGCGAGGGGCAGCCGAAGGTGAAGGAGACGACCGGGACCGGGGCGTCGAGGAGGACGGCGAGCTTGTCCTCGTAACCGTCGTCGCCGGAGACGTCCGGGTCGCCGAGGGCGGTCTCGTAGCAGGCGGCCTCGCCCGCGAGCTGCCGGGCGTACCCGTCCAGGACGGCCGGGTCGGCGGGGCTGTGCTGCGGCATGAAGAGGTTGACGCCGAAGGGCTGCGCGGTCAGTGCGCGCATCTGCGCGATCTCGTCGCGCACGGCGTCCGGCGTCTTGTACCCGCCGGCCAGGAAGCCGAGCCCGCCGGCCTCGGAGACGGCGGCGGCGAGCTGCGGACAGGAGGGGCCGCCGGCCATGGGGGCCTGCACGATCGGGTACCGGCACAGGTCGGTCAGCGCGGAGGACATGACCGCATCGTGTCATGTCCTCCCATGTCCCGTGCCGTCCGCCCCGCGACGGCGGGGTGTGCGGCCGCGGTACGGGCCCCGGACCGGGCCCGTACCGCGGGGACGCATGCCGTCAGCGGCCGTTGAAGGCGTCCTTCAGGCGGGAGAACAGGCCCTGCTGGCCGGGCTGGAACTGGCCGGTGGGCCGCTCCTCGCCGCGCAGCTCGGCCAGTTCGCGCAGGAGGCGCTCCTGCTCGGGGTCCAGCTTCATCGGCGTGGTCACCTCGACGTGCACGATGAGGTCGCCGCGACCGCCGCCGCGCAGATGGGTGATGCCGCGCCCGTGCAGCGGGACGGACTGGCCGGACTGGGTGCCGGGCCGGATGTCCACCTCCTCCAGGCCGTCCAGCGTCTCCAGCGGCACCTTGGTGCCGAGGGCCGCCGCCGTCATGGGGATGGTGACCGTGCAGTGCAGGTCGTCGCCGCGGCGCTGGAACACCGCGTGCGGCAGCTCGTGGATCTCGACGTAGAGGTCGCCGGCGGGGCCGCCGCCGGGGCCGACCTCGCCCTCGCCCGCGAGCTGGATGCGGGTGCCGTTGTCGACACCGGCGGGAATCTTCACGGTCAGCGTGCGCCGCGAGCGGATGCGGCCGTCGCCGGCGCACTCCGGGCACGGGGTCGGCACGACCGTACCGAAGCCCTGGCACTGCGGGCAGGGGCGCGAGGTCATGACCTGGCCGAGGAAGGACCGGGTGACCTGCGAGACCTCACCGCGGCCGCGGCACATGTCGCAGGTCTGCGCCGAGGTGCCGGGGGCCGCGCCCTCGCCGCTGCACGTGGTGCAGACGACGGCCGTGTCGACCTGGATGTCCTTGGTGGTGCCGAAGGTCGCCTCGGAGAGGTCGATCTCCAGCCGGATCATGGCGTCCTGGCCGCGCCGGGTGCGCGACCGGGGACCGCGCTGCGACGAGGTGCCGAAGAACGCGTCCATGATGTCGGAGAAGTTGCCGAAGCCGCCCTGGCCGAAGCCGCCCGCGCCACCGCCGCCGGACTGCGAGAGCGGGTCGCCGCCGAGGTCGTAGACCTGCTTCTTCTGGGCGTCCGACAGCACCTCGTAGGCGGCGTTGATCTCCTTGAACCGCTCCTGGGTCTTCGGATCGGGGTTGACGTCCGGGTGCAGCTCGCGGGCGAGCCTCCGGAATGCCTTCTTGATCTCGTCCTGGGAAGCGTCGCGGCGCACGCCGAGTACGGCGTAGTAGTCCGTGGCCACTTACGACTCCGCCAGGATCTGTCCGACGTAACGTGCCACTGCGCGTACCGCTCCCATCGTTCCGGGGTAGTCCATGCGGGTCGGTCCGACCACGCCGAGTTTGGCGACTGCCTCGTCGCCCGAACCGTAGCCGACCGCGACGACGGACGTGGAGTTGAGCCCTTCGTGGGCGTTCTCGTGCCCGATGCGTACGGTCATGCCCGAGTCCTTGGCCTCGCCGAGCAGTTTCAGCAGCACGACCTGCTCCTCCAGTGCCTCCAGCACCGGCCGGATCAGCACCGGGAAGTCGTGTCCGAAACGGGTGAGGTTGGAGGTGCCGCCGATCATCAGCCGCTCCTCCGTCTCCTCGACGAGGGTTTCGAGCAGGATCGAGAGAACGGTGGACACGGTTCCCCGGTCCTCGCTCTCGAAGGATTCCGGCAGATCCTGCACCAGCTGCGGGACGTCCGCGAAACGGCGCCCCACCACCCGGCTGTTGAGCCGGGCCCGCAGGTCCGCGAGGGAGGTCTCGCCGAACGGCGCCGGGCAGTCCACCATCCGCTGTTCGACCCGGCCGGTGTCCGTGATCAGCACGAGCATCAGCCGCGCCGGGGCCAGCGAGAGCAGTTCCACGTGCCGCACGGTCGAGCGCGTCAGCGAGGGGTACTGCACGACGGCGACCTGCCGCGTCAGCTGCGCGAGCAGCCGCACGGTCCGGCCGACGACGTCGTCGAGGTCCACGGCGCCGTCGAGGAAGTTCTGGATGGCGCGGCGCTCCGGCGACGAGAGGGGCTTGACGCCCGCGAGCCTGTCGACGAAGAGCCGGTAGCCCTTGTCCGTCGGGATGCGCCCCGCGCTGGTGTGGGGCTGGGCGATGAAGCCCTCCTCCTCCAGCACCGCCATGTCGTTGCGGACGGTGGCAGGGGAGACCCCCAGCTTGTGCCGCTCCGTGAGCGCCTTGGAGCCGACCGGCTCCTCGGTCCCGACGTAGTCCTGGACGATGGCGCGCAGCACTTCGAGTCTGCGTTCGCTGAGCATCGCGCGCACACCTCCAGCTGTCTGCTCCATTGGTTCCCGGGCCTTTCCCCGAGATCCTTCCTGGCACTCTGTGCGTACGAGTGCCAGCGATCCCCGGCCAGTGTACGGGGCCGGGGTGGGCCGGTAGCAAGGGTGACCGGCCACGCTACCGCGAGACCGCGCAGGTCCCTGCCGATAGCGTCGCCGTATGGACGCCTCTTGGGAAGACTTCGGATGGGAGCGGCTGGGTCCCGGAACCGGCCGCCGGCGCCTTCCGGTCTGGGACGCGACGGCCCTGCTGGTGGCGGGGAGGGACGGGGTGCTGCTCTGCGACACCGGCTCGTCCCTGCGCGAGGGAGTGGAACTGCGCACACAGGCGCGGGCGCTGCTCGGCCGGAGGGTGACGCACATCGCACTCAGCCACCCCCACTTCGACCACGTGCTGGGCACGGCCGCGTTCGCCGGGGCGCGGGTGTACGGGGCTTCGGGCACGGCGGACCTGCTGCGGCGGGGAGCGGACGCGCTGTACGCGGACGCGGTGGCGCACGGGCTGCCGGAGCCGGACGCGGCGGTGTCCGCCGATGTGCTGGTGGCGCCGCACGACGAGGTGTACGGGGAGCGGACGCTGGACCTGGGCGGCCGTGAGGTGCTGCTGGTGGACATAGGGCCCGCGCACAGCGGCCACGACCTGGCGGTGCTGGTGCCGGGCGCCCCGGCGCTGGTGTTCTGCGGTGACCTGGTCGAGGAGTCCGGCGAACCCCAGGCCGGTCCGGACGCCCGGCCCGCGCGCTGGCCGGCGGCGCTGGACCGGCTGCTGGAGCTGGGCGGCGAGGACGCGCTGTACGTGCCGGGGCACGGCGCCGTGGTGGACGCGGCGTTCGTCCGGGCCCAGCGGGAGGCGCTGGCGGCGCGGGTCGAGGGGCCGTAGGACCGCTCCCGGTTCCGGCTCGGCGTGTCGTGGGCCGTCCCCGCTTATCGTCGTGCGATGCGCAGCTACCAGCCCGATCTGACCCCGCCGTGGAAGAAGTCCGCCCCCGCCCCGGAGGTGCCCGCCGAGCCCGAGCTGGTCGTGGAAGAGGCCGTCACCGGCTTCTGCGGTGCGGTGATCCGGTGCGAGAAGACCGCCGAGGGGCCCACCGTGACCCTGGAGGACCGCTTCGGCAAGCACCGCGTCTTCCCGATGGCGCCGCGCGGCTTCCTGCTGGAGGGCCGGGTCGTCACCCTGGTGCGCCCCTCGGCCGGCGGCCCGGCGCGCCCCACGCGTACGGCCTCCGGCTCGGTGGCGGTGCCCGGCGCGCGGGCCCGGGTGGCGCGGGCGGGGCGGATCTATGTGGAGGGGCGGCACGACGCGGAACTGGTCGAGCGGGTCTGGGGCGACGACCTGCGCATCGAGGGCGTGGTCGTCGAGTACCTGGAGGGCATCGACGACCTGCCGGCGATCGTGCGGGAGTTCGCGCCCGCGCCGGATGCCCGGCTGGGGGTGCTGGTCGACCACCTGGTGCCCGGTTCCAAGGAGTCCCGGATCGCGGCGCGGGTCTCGGACGCCGACGTGCTGGTGGTCGGCCACCCGTACATCGACGTGTGGGAGGCGGTGAAGCCGGCGTCGGTGGGCATCCCCGCCTGGCCGGTGGTGCCGCGCGGACAGGACTGGAAGACGGGCGTGTGCCGGGCGCTGGGCTGGCCGGAGAACACCGGCGCGGCCTGGCAGCGCATCCTGGCCTCGGTGCGCAGCTACCGCGACCTCCAGCCCGAGCTCCTGGGCCGGGTCGAGCAGTTGATCGACTTCGTCACCGCTCCGGAGTGACGCCCGGCGGCCGGCCCGGCCGGACGGCCCGTCGGACGGCCCGTCGGACGGTCCTGTGGTGGCGGGGCTAGTCGACCAGGTCCCGCACCACGGCGTCGGCCAGCAGCCGGCCGCGCAGGGTGAGGACCGCCCGGCCCGCGTCGAACGGCGCCGGCTCCAGCAGGCCGTCCGCCACGGCGCGGCGGGCGGCGGCGAGTCCGGCGGGGGCGAGCAGGGAGAGCGGGCAGCCCTCGACGAGCCGCAGCTCCAGCAGGATGCGCTCGACGCGGCGGTCCTCCTCGGACAGGATCTCGCGCCCGGCACCCGGCGACCGGTCCTCGCCGATCGCCTGCGCGTACGCCCCCGGGTGCTTCACGTTCCACCAGCGCACCCCGCCGACGTGGCTGTGCGCTCCGGGGCCGGCGCCCCACCAGTCGGCCCCGCGCCAGTACAGCTCGTTGTGCAGGCAGCGGCCCTCGGGGGTGCGGGCCCAGTTCGACACCTCGTACCAGGAGTACCCGGCGGCGGTCATCGCCTCGTCCGCGATGAGGTAGCGGTCGGCGTGCACGTCGTCGTCGGTCATCGGGATCTCGCCGCGCTTGATCCGGCGGGCGAGGCCGGTGCCCTCCTCGACGATCAGGGCGTACGCGGAGATGTGGTCGGGGTCCGCGCCGATCGCCGCGTCCAGCGATGCCCGCCAGTCGTCGTCGGACTCGCCGGGGGTGCCGTAGATCAGGTCGAGGTTGATGTGCTCGAACCCGGCCGCGCGCGCCTCGGCGACGCATGCCTCGGGCCGGCCGGGGGTGTGGGTGCGGTCGAGGATCTTCAGGACGTGCTTGCGGGCGCTCTGCATGCCGAAGGAGATCCGGTTGAAGCCGCCCTCGCGCAGCTCGGCCAGGTAGGCGGGGCCGACCGACTCCGGGTTGGCCTCGGTGGTGATCTCGGCGTCCGGCGCGAGTCCGAACTCCTCGCGCACCGCCGCCAGCATCCGGACCAGGTCGGCGGCGGCGAGCAGGGTGGGTGTGCCGCCGCCGACGAAGACCGTGCGGACCGGGCGGGGGTCGTCGCCGAGGACCTTGCGGGCCCGGCGGACCTCGCCGATGAGATGGGCGGCGTAGTTGTCGCGGGAGGCCAGGGCGCCGCCGGAGCCGCGCAGTTCGGTCGCGGTGTAGGTGTTGAAGTCGCAGTAGCCGCAGCGGCTCGCGCAGTACGGCACGTGCAGATAGAAGCCGAGCGGGCGGCCGGCTGCGCCTTCCAGGGCATGGCGGGGCAGCGCCCCGTCGTCGGGCACGGGTTCACCATCGGGCAGTACGGAAGGCATACCGCCCATTGTCGCGCGCCGCCCGGCGACCGTGCGCCACGCCCGTGTCCCGGCCGCCGCCACCGCCCCGGCCGACCTCACCCGCCCCAGACGCCGCCCGCCCGCGCCGCCGTCACTCGGCCTGGAGCACCAGCAGGGCCAGGTCGTCGTCCGGCGGGCGCTCGGCGAAGTCGTGCACGGCGCGCTTGATGCACTCCGCGATCCCCTCGGCGCTCAGCCCCGCGCAGCCGGACAGTGCCCGCGCCAGGCCGTCGCCGTCGTCGAACATCAGCCCGCCCGAGCGGCGCTCCGTGACCCCGTCGGTGACGCAGAGCAGGCTGTCGCCGGGGGCCAGGTCGAAGCTCTGGGTCTCGTAGACGGCGTCGTCCATGAGGCCGAGCAGCAGCTGCGGTTCGGCGGCGGGGCGCACCGTGCCGTCCGGGCGCAGCAGCAGCGGCAGCGGGTGTCCGGCGCTGGCCAGGGTGCAGCGGGCGCCGCCGCCGGGCAGCGGCACCAGCTCCCCGTACAGCAGGGACAGGAAGCGGGACTGGCCGCCGTTGTCCTCGGAGTGCTGGCCGCCGGCGGCGGCGACCATGAGCGCGGCGGCCTCGGCGGCCTCCATGGCGTCGTCCAGGAGCAGCCGGTTGAGCCGGACCAGGACCTCGCCGGCCTGGAAGCCCTCGCGGGCCAGCAGCCGCAGCCAGGGCCGGGCGAGGCCGGTGACGACGGCGGCCTCGGGGCCGCTGCCCTGGACGTCGCCGAGCACGAAGCACCAGCGGTCGCCGGGGCACGGGAAGATGTCGTAGAAGTCGCCCCCGACGACGCCGTCGTCGCTCGGCTCGTAGACGAGGGAGCTGGCGACACCCGGTATCTCGGCGACCTTGCTGGGCAGCAGGCCGCGCTGGAGGATGCGGCTGATGGTGGCCTGCCGGGTGTACGCGCGGGCGGCGCCGACCGCGAGGCCGACCCGGCGTACGAAGTCCTCTATCAGGGCCGTCAGCTCGTCGGGGAGGCGCAGGGTGGACTCGCGCCCCAGGAGTACGGCTCCGAGGGTGCGCCCGCCGGAGGTGATCCGGTAGGCGAAGGCGACGCCCTCCTCCTCGCCCGGCGGTTCGCCGTCCCACTCGTCCGGTGGTTCGCCGTCCTCGGCGCTGCCGGGCCACGGCATGGTGACGGCGCCGGTCCCCACGCGTTCGGGGAGCCGGAGCGGGTCGCCCTCCAGCAGGGCGCGCAGCGGCCCTATGCGCTCCTCGTCCACGTGCCAGACCTTGGCGAGGCGCGGGACGGCCGCCGGTCCGCCGCTCTCGGGCTCCAGCCAGATCGCGCACCAGTCGGCGAGCCGGGGTACCAGTAATTGTCCGGCGAGGGCCGCCACGATGTCCTCGTCGAGCTGGCCGGCCAGCAGGTCGGACGCCTCGGCGAGGAAGGAGAGCGCGCCGCGCCCGGCCCAGTCGCCGTCGTCGCGGGCGGTGCGCCGGACGGTGGGGGCGAGCAGTTCGGCGCGCAGGCCGCGGTCGAGGCCGCCCTCGCCCCGTCCCGCCGGGAACGGGTTCCAGTCGTCGACGGGGAGCCGGGCCCAGACGGTCTTGGCGCCCGCGCGGTAGGTGATGCCCCACCGTTCGGCGAGGGCGGCGACGATCTCCAGGCCGCGTCCGTAGTCGGCGGGGGCGCCGGCGGCCTCGGCGGCGCTGTGTCCGTGGTCGCCCCGGACGGTGCGGGCGGGGTGCTGGTCGGAGACCTCCAGGATCAGCGCGGACGCCTCGTCCTCGGTGGCCTCCTCCAGCCGGAAGTACAGTTCGACGGTGGTGCCCGCGTGGACGACGGCGTTGGTCACCAGTTCGCTGACGATCACCGCCGCGTCCTCGGACAGCCGCTCGCTGAACCCGACCGCCGCGGGCAGCCCGAGCGCGGTCCACTCGGCGAGCGCGGCGGTGACGAACCGCCGGGCCGCCGCGGGCGCGAGGAGGTTGCCGGGCAGGCTGGTCCGGGCGACCGGCCGGGTGCCGGCGGCAGCGGTGGTTCCGGGACGCTGCACGATGTCCCGCTGCAAGGGAATGGACCCCACAGGGCGGCTCCTGACCTGTTCTCGCTCTGCCTGTTTCTCCGTTGTGCGCCGCTGACGACACGGACAGAGTGACAGATCGACCCTCCGCATACGCGCCGAGTTACCGAAGTGGGTGGTGAAGAGGTTGCGGGAAGAACGCGCCGACCCCCCGCGCCGTTGTGCGCGGGGGGCTTGCAGGGGGCGCGCGAAGCACCGGCGGGCGCCCGGCGGGGCGCCGGTTCACGCCTGCCGGGAGTCGTTACGCGCGTACCGGAAGTCGGTACGCGCGTGCCCGGAGGTCGGTCCACGCCCGCCGGCGTGTCGGTCAGGCCTCGCGGGAACCGGCGTACATCTCCTCGATCAGGTCCTTGTAGGTGCGCTCGACGACGGGTCGCTTGAGCTTGAGGCTGGGCGTCACCTCGCCGTGCTCGATGTCGAGGTCGCGCGGGAGGAGGCGGAACTTCTTGATGGTCTGCCAGCGCTGGAGGCCGTCGTTGAGCCGCTTGACGTAGCCGTCGATCAGCTCGACGGTCTTCGGGGAGGCCACGACGTCCGCGTACGGCTTGCCGGCCATGCCGTTCTCGGCGGCCCAGCCGAGGATGGTGGGCTCGTCCAGGGCGATCAGCGCGGTGCAGAAGTTGCGGTCCGCGCCGTGCACCAGGATGTTCGAGACGAACGGGCACACGGCCTTGAACTGTCCCTCGACCTCGGCCGGTGCGATGTATTTGCCGCCGGACGTCTTGATGAGGTCCTTCTTGCGGTCCGTGATCCGCAGGAAGCCGTCCACGGAGAGTTCGCCGATGTCGCCGGTGTGGAACCAGCCGTCGGCCTCCAGCACCTCGGCGGTCTTGTCGGGCAGTCCCTGGTAGCCCTGCATGATGCCGGGGCCGCGCAGCAGGATCTCGCCGTCGTCGGCGATCCGGACCTCGGTGCCGGGCAGCGGTTTGCCGACCGTGCCGGTGCGGTAGCTCTCGCCGGGGTTGACGAAGGAGGCCGCGCTCGACTCGGTGAGCCCGTAGCCCTCCAGGATGTGGATGCCGGCGCCGGAGAAGAACAGTCCGATGTCGGTCGCGAGCGCGGCGGAGCCCGAGATGCAGGCGCGCAGCCGGCCGCCGAACGCCTCGCGGATCTTGGCGAAGACCAGGGCGTCGGCGACCTTGTGCTTGGCGCCGAGACCGAAGGGCACGGACGCCTTGCCGGTGCGCCGGAAGTTGTCCTGGGAGACGCGGGCGTACTCGCGGGCGACGCCGGCCGCCCACTGGAAGATCTTGTACTTGGCGGCGCCGCCCGCGCGGGCCTTGGCCGCGACCCCGTTGTAGACCTTCTCGAAGATGCGCGGGACCGCCGCCATGTAGGTCGGCTGGACGACCGGCAGGTTCTCGATGATCTTGTCGACGCGGCCGTCCACGGCGGTGACGTGGCCGACCTCGATCTGCCCGGAGGTGAGGACCTTGCCGAAGACGTGGGCGAGCGGCAGCCAGAGGTACTGGATGTCGTCCTTGGTGATCAGGCCGGTGGCGACGGTGGCCTTGGCCATGTACGACCAGCTGTCGTGCGGCAGCCGTACGCCCTTGGGGCGGCCGGTGGTGCCCGAGGTGTAGATGAGGGTCGCCAGCTGCTCGGAGGTGATGGCGTCCACCCGCTCCCGGATCGCCTCCGGGTTCTTCGCCAGGTGCTCGGCGCCCCGGGCCTCCAGCTCGGCCAGGGTGAGCACCCAGCCCTCGGGGTCGCCGTCGGCGGGGCCGACGCCCTCCCCGTCGATGACCACGACGTGGGCGAGGGCGGGCAGCTCGGCACGGCGCTCACGGGCCTTGGCCAGCTGCACGGCGTCCTCGGCGATCAGGACCCGGCTCTCGGAGTCGGAGAGGATGAACGCCGACTCGTCGGCGTTGGTGGTGGGGTAGACCGTGGTGGTCGCGGCTCCCGCGCACATGACGCCGAGGTCGGCGAGAATCCACTCCACGCGCGTGGACGAGGCGAGCGCGACGCGCTCCTCCGGCAGCACGCCCAGCGAGATCAGCCCGGCGGCCACGGCGTACACCCGCTCGGCCGCCTGCGCCCAGCTGAGCGACTTCCATACATCGGGCCCCTCGCCGCCGGCCGCCGGCACGGGGTAGCGGTACGCCTCCCCGTCCGGGGTGGCCGCCACCCGGTCGATGAAGAGGGTCGCCACGGAGGGCGGACGGTTATCGATCATGGTCTGTGTGTCGCTCACGACATCCTCCGGGCCTGCGGCGGTACTTCACGACCGGCTGCTGCTTGATGTG comes from the Streptomyces sp. NBC_00525 genome and includes:
- a CDS encoding nitronate monooxygenase; translation: MSSALTDLCRYPIVQAPMAGGPSCPQLAAAVSEAGGLGFLAGGYKTPDAVRDEIAQMRALTAQPFGVNLFMPQHSPADPAVLDGYARQLAGEAACYETALGDPDVSGDDGYEDKLAVLLDAPVPVVSFTFGCPSRDTLDAFAAAGTYTVVTVTSPEEAQAAQWAGADAVCAQGTEAGGHRSTFRDDPADDGGTGLLSLVAQVRETVQIPVVAAGGIMRGSQIAGVLAAGADAAQLGTAFVVCPESGAHALHKQALTNPLFVRTTLTRAFSGRPARGLVNRFVREHGPHAPAAYPQLHHMTSVLRRAAARAGDAQGMALWAGQGHRMARELPAGRLVRLLADELDAARTAVSTRSTQ
- a CDS encoding DUF3097 domain-containing protein, which translates into the protein MRSYQPDLTPPWKKSAPAPEVPAEPELVVEEAVTGFCGAVIRCEKTAEGPTVTLEDRFGKHRVFPMAPRGFLLEGRVVTLVRPSAGGPARPTRTASGSVAVPGARARVARAGRIYVEGRHDAELVERVWGDDLRIEGVVVEYLEGIDDLPAIVREFAPAPDARLGVLVDHLVPGSKESRIAARVSDADVLVVGHPYIDVWEAVKPASVGIPAWPVVPRGQDWKTGVCRALGWPENTGAAWQRILASVRSYRDLQPELLGRVEQLIDFVTAPE
- a CDS encoding AMP-dependent synthetase/ligase, producing the protein MSDTQTMIDNRPPSVATLFIDRVAATPDGEAYRYPVPAAGGEGPDVWKSLSWAQAAERVYAVAAGLISLGVLPEERVALASSTRVEWILADLGVMCAGAATTTVYPTTNADESAFILSDSESRVLIAEDAVQLAKARERRAELPALAHVVVIDGEGVGPADGDPEGWVLTLAELEARGAEHLAKNPEAIRERVDAITSEQLATLIYTSGTTGRPKGVRLPHDSWSYMAKATVATGLITKDDIQYLWLPLAHVFGKVLTSGQIEVGHVTAVDGRVDKIIENLPVVQPTYMAAVPRIFEKVYNGVAAKARAGGAAKYKIFQWAAGVAREYARVSQDNFRRTGKASVPFGLGAKHKVADALVFAKIREAFGGRLRACISGSAALATDIGLFFSGAGIHILEGYGLTESSAASFVNPGESYRTGTVGKPLPGTEVRIADDGEILLRGPGIMQGYQGLPDKTAEVLEADGWFHTGDIGELSVDGFLRITDRKKDLIKTSGGKYIAPAEVEGQFKAVCPFVSNILVHGADRNFCTALIALDEPTILGWAAENGMAGKPYADVVASPKTVELIDGYVKRLNDGLQRWQTIKKFRLLPRDLDIEHGEVTPSLKLKRPVVERTYKDLIEEMYAGSREA
- the hemW gene encoding radical SAM family heme chaperone HemW, whose amino-acid sequence is MPSVLPDGEPVPDDGALPRHALEGAAGRPLGFYLHVPYCASRCGYCDFNTYTATELRGSGGALASRDNYAAHLIGEVRRARKVLGDDPRPVRTVFVGGGTPTLLAAADLVRMLAAVREEFGLAPDAEITTEANPESVGPAYLAELREGGFNRISFGMQSARKHVLKILDRTHTPGRPEACVAEARAAGFEHINLDLIYGTPGESDDDWRASLDAAIGADPDHISAYALIVEEGTGLARRIKRGEIPMTDDDVHADRYLIADEAMTAAGYSWYEVSNWARTPEGRCLHNELYWRGADWWGAGPGAHSHVGGVRWWNVKHPGAYAQAIGEDRSPGAGREILSEEDRRVERILLELRLVEGCPLSLLAPAGLAAARRAVADGLLEPAPFDAGRAVLTLRGRLLADAVVRDLVD
- a CDS encoding MBL fold metallo-hydrolase, which encodes MDASWEDFGWERLGPGTGRRRLPVWDATALLVAGRDGVLLCDTGSSLREGVELRTQARALLGRRVTHIALSHPHFDHVLGTAAFAGARVYGASGTADLLRRGADALYADAVAHGLPEPDAAVSADVLVAPHDEVYGERTLDLGGREVLLVDIGPAHSGHDLAVLVPGAPALVFCGDLVEESGEPQAGPDARPARWPAALDRLLELGGEDALYVPGHGAVVDAAFVRAQREALAARVEGP
- the hrcA gene encoding heat-inducible transcriptional repressor HrcA, with protein sequence MLSERRLEVLRAIVQDYVGTEEPVGSKALTERHKLGVSPATVRNDMAVLEEEGFIAQPHTSAGRIPTDKGYRLFVDRLAGVKPLSSPERRAIQNFLDGAVDLDDVVGRTVRLLAQLTRQVAVVQYPSLTRSTVRHVELLSLAPARLMLVLITDTGRVEQRMVDCPAPFGETSLADLRARLNSRVVGRRFADVPQLVQDLPESFESEDRGTVSTVLSILLETLVEETEERLMIGGTSNLTRFGHDFPVLIRPVLEALEEQVVLLKLLGEAKDSGMTVRIGHENAHEGLNSTSVVAVGYGSGDEAVAKLGVVGPTRMDYPGTMGAVRAVARYVGQILAES
- the dnaJ gene encoding molecular chaperone DnaJ; this encodes MATDYYAVLGVRRDASQDEIKKAFRRLARELHPDVNPDPKTQERFKEINAAYEVLSDAQKKQVYDLGGDPLSQSGGGGAGGFGQGGFGNFSDIMDAFFGTSSQRGPRSRTRRGQDAMIRLEIDLSEATFGTTKDIQVDTAVVCTTCSGEGAAPGTSAQTCDMCRGRGEVSQVTRSFLGQVMTSRPCPQCQGFGTVVPTPCPECAGDGRIRSRRTLTVKIPAGVDNGTRIQLAGEGEVGPGGGPAGDLYVEIHELPHAVFQRRGDDLHCTVTIPMTAAALGTKVPLETLDGLEEVDIRPGTQSGQSVPLHGRGITHLRGGGRGDLIVHVEVTTPMKLDPEQERLLRELAELRGEERPTGQFQPGQQGLFSRLKDAFNGR
- a CDS encoding SpoIIE family protein phosphatase, which encodes MQRDIVQRPGTTAAAGTRPVARTSLPGNLLAPAAARRFVTAALAEWTALGLPAAVGFSERLSEDAAVIVSELVTNAVVHAGTTVELYFRLEEATEDEASALILEVSDQHPARTVRGDHGHSAAEAAGAPADYGRGLEIVAALAERWGITYRAGAKTVWARLPVDDWNPFPAGRGEGGLDRGLRAELLAPTVRRTARDDGDWAGRGALSFLAEASDLLAGQLDEDIVAALAGQLLVPRLADWCAIWLEPESGGPAAVPRLAKVWHVDEERIGPLRALLEGDPLRLPERVGTGAVTMPWPGSAEDGEPPDEWDGEPPGEEEGVAFAYRITSGGRTLGAVLLGRESTLRLPDELTALIEDFVRRVGLAVGAARAYTRQATISRILQRGLLPSKVAEIPGVASSLVYEPSDDGVVGGDFYDIFPCPGDRWCFVLGDVQGSGPEAAVVTGLARPWLRLLAREGFQAGEVLVRLNRLLLDDAMEAAEAAALMVAAAGGQHSEDNGGQSRFLSLLYGELVPLPGGGARCTLASAGHPLPLLLRPDGTVRPAAEPQLLLGLMDDAVYETQSFDLAPGDSLLCVTDGVTERRSGGLMFDDGDGLARALSGCAGLSAEGIAECIKRAVHDFAERPPDDDLALLVLQAE